A part of Halobacillus shinanisalinarum genomic DNA contains:
- the rplI gene encoding 50S ribosomal protein L9, protein MKVIFKADVKGKGKKGEIKNVSDGYARNYLLKNNLAVEATGGNLKAQKAKDAKQDQLAEEEEKEAGLLKQQLADMEVKLTAKSGDSGRLFGSITSKQIAEELKKSHNIKIDKRKIELDEPIRTLGYTNVPVKLHPEVTGTIRVRIEGK, encoded by the coding sequence ATGAAGGTTATTTTCAAAGCTGATGTAAAAGGAAAAGGGAAAAAAGGGGAAATCAAAAATGTTTCGGACGGATATGCCCGTAACTATCTTTTAAAAAATAATTTAGCTGTTGAAGCGACAGGCGGCAACCTTAAAGCACAGAAGGCAAAAGATGCTAAGCAGGATCAGCTGGCTGAAGAAGAAGAAAAAGAAGCGGGGCTGCTTAAGCAGCAGTTGGCTGATATGGAGGTTAAGCTGACAGCGAAGTCAGGGGACAGCGGTCGTTTGTTTGGCTCTATAACGAGTAAGCAAATTGCTGAAGAGCTGAAGAAATCCCACAATATTAAAATTGACAAACGTAAAATAGAATTAGACGAGCCCATCCGCACACTTGGGTACACAAATGTGCCCGTGAAGCTTCACCCAGAAGTTACAGGTACAATTCGTGTTCGTATTGAAGGAAAGTAA
- the dnaB gene encoding replicative DNA helicase, which yields MSEQWNDRTPPHNIEAEQAVLGAVFLEPEAMSTAAEYLLPEDFYRASHQRIFEVMLTLSDRGEPIDLVTVTTALSNNKVLEEVGGVSYLSDIANSVPTAANISYYTKIVSEKSTLRGLIRTATNIVTSGFAEEENIEDVLNSAEKDILEVSNRTNSGAFKSIKDVLIDVYDNIEMLHNSDGNVTGIPTGYRDLDQITSGFQRNDLIIVAARPSMGKTAFALNIAQNVAVHTEENVAIFSLEMGADQLVSRMLCAEGNIDAQRLRTGRMESDDWNKLTMAMGSLSNAGIYIDDTPGVRVSEIRSKCRRLKQEHGLGMILIDYLQLIQGSANSKENRQQEVSEISRSLKGLARELNVPLIALSQLSRGVESRQDKRPMMSDLRESGSIEQDADIVGFLYRDDYYDQESENQNIIEIIISKQRNGPVGNVELAFVKEYNKFVDLDRRYSDADVPPA from the coding sequence GTGAGTGAACAATGGAATGACCGTACTCCACCGCATAATATAGAAGCAGAGCAGGCCGTTCTCGGAGCGGTTTTTTTAGAGCCAGAAGCCATGTCGACTGCCGCCGAATACTTGCTTCCGGAGGACTTTTACAGGGCAAGTCACCAGCGTATATTTGAAGTCATGCTTACTTTATCCGACCGTGGGGAACCAATTGACCTCGTCACCGTGACCACGGCGTTATCAAATAATAAAGTATTGGAAGAAGTCGGTGGAGTATCTTATTTAAGCGATATCGCAAACTCAGTACCGACAGCAGCGAATATCAGCTACTATACTAAAATTGTTAGCGAAAAGTCTACATTACGTGGGTTGATTCGAACAGCAACAAATATCGTTACCAGCGGCTTTGCTGAAGAAGAGAACATTGAAGATGTTTTAAATTCAGCTGAAAAAGACATTCTTGAAGTGTCAAACAGGACAAACTCAGGAGCTTTTAAAAGTATTAAAGACGTGCTAATCGATGTGTATGATAACATTGAAATGCTCCACAATAGCGATGGGAACGTAACGGGGATTCCAACTGGGTATCGGGATCTCGACCAGATTACTTCTGGCTTTCAGCGAAATGATTTAATTATAGTCGCGGCCAGACCATCTATGGGTAAAACGGCCTTTGCTTTAAATATTGCACAGAACGTAGCGGTCCATACGGAAGAAAACGTTGCGATCTTCAGCCTTGAGATGGGAGCAGACCAACTTGTATCGCGTATGTTGTGTGCAGAAGGAAATATTGACGCACAACGCTTGCGGACAGGACGGATGGAGTCTGATGATTGGAACAAGCTGACGATGGCAATGGGGAGTCTATCAAATGCAGGAATTTATATCGATGACACGCCAGGAGTTCGAGTAAGTGAGATCCGTTCTAAATGCCGTCGGCTTAAGCAAGAACATGGACTTGGTATGATCTTGATTGACTATTTACAGCTCATTCAAGGGAGTGCGAATTCTAAGGAAAATCGTCAGCAGGAAGTATCTGAGATTTCACGTTCCTTAAAAGGGTTAGCGCGGGAATTAAATGTTCCGTTGATTGCGTTATCTCAGTTATCTCGTGGTGTTGAATCAAGACAGGACAAGCGTCCAATGATGTCCGATCTGCGTGAATCAGGTTCAATTGAGCAGGATGCTGATATCGTAGGCTTCCTGTATCGTGATGATTATTATGATCAGGAGTCCGAGAACCAAAATATCATTGAGATTATTAT